A genomic segment from Vanacampus margaritifer isolate UIUO_Vmar chromosome 3, RoL_Vmar_1.0, whole genome shotgun sequence encodes:
- the LOC144049384 gene encoding uncharacterized protein LOC144049384 isoform X2 — MTSYNEMQKEEDADDDIMHNPDAQPSQLFQCSRCPLKFKSEVFLVEHVGHVHGSDLELNNHAKKNSPKRTLESPLGGLQTDPSEDLKHLKDGKNLKENVTQKLETEIMAVSANHHDEEKEDDNKAHLISPSRVTLNLSRDLKTYKKPPKTSTISNYFTVADSQQDESDDQSDDQSGDQSDDQSDYQSDDASNNVTPATINISSSHTYLKEDQLYVERIHPIIEAPAALENKKTSKTKNTTPEATDKKELSFEVSEDDEDKRAIPLTCSGKDCDHQDDKEAHLISTSELTLNSSRDFKTHKKPLQTSIASKNVMVSNSQPDESNIVTPATVDIPSSRTYLKEDHLYVERIHPIVQAPAPESKKTSKTRKTTPEATDKKDERVIPLTSSAEDCDHQDDKEAHLISTSKVTLNSSRDLKTYKKPLQTCISKYFTVADSQPCESENQSDDESNSVTPATIDISSNHPYLKQDHLYVDRMRPIVEAPVLESKKTKKMTPEATDKKELSFEVSEDDEDKRLIPLTCSGKGCDHQEAHLISTSKVTLNSSRDLKTDNNPLQTSTVSKYFTVAVSQPYESENQSDEESNNVSPATIDISSSHPYLKEDHVDRMCPIIEAPAQESKKISNTEKTAPETTDKKELSFEASEDDEDKRVIPLNSSYKDRDHQDDGETHLISTSKVTLNSSKDLKTYTKPLQASTVSKNVTVADCQPDESENQSDNESNDVTPATIDMSNNHFNLKEDHLYVEWIHPTIQAPALESKKTSNTEKTTPEATDKKELSFEVSEDDEDKRVIRTTFSCKHCNHKDDNLDHMSVHYHKTHPYVRHNSDYIQDENDRSATFRCLVCPIDFLKEDDLRKHYSDKHAGSPDIFTLGRDQINLVFKCFTCAYTANSLDNLKEHYNDRHPANALNALHFLKYVFMPRQEDPPPIKSPASEALQPNVALYVCNKCPFRHKSVIVLQVHYQKNHPDEAVTIDMIKRQAGNVSNKRPGCPSSEAQTKNKDKVQIQEPKLESSITEKVRESSEAHLKTRYKVKILEAKPESSISEKVRDDSEVQMKTKEKVKILKAKSESSTPGKVSESSEGQTKTKGKVKILEVKSESSIPEKVKKSSKVQMKNKGKVKIAEVKSESLVPEKVDSADDQSKGVDYEQTHKAKGLVQNRVPGTSSPDSNGAKYEELKPKGKSPTFNIYAHADNLFFCYKCNYGNPTIKGVMVHQFRTHDKLRTSSEDIVAYTTKVHSRLQKSVAQAENQCFSRLLPLPILNEGDEHTFFCHLCHYRRSTVSKVVQHYASKHNGTVATPKQIQSYTFRTLERLQNAVVSEETQHKETTNNQPDPQKLKSLQCKSCVYKTQNPNLFRIHVRKCQRENHSSSGVLKVYLKHGNVPAGYHCDMCTFSHKKSTMLYKHYRQEHPESRSSLDFITTRLKEGHKSSHFKKKNQLRPDLGNGEETNASGEQSDTRTYSCRACSFKGSSVAGLEDHYRAVHPWCIKENGSRKKSSGGKNNHQKPFSCFDDYQIPIGSPAESPSLIQEDGNSMSKESERSVDMDEETHQHVFKCPYCTYVNTKHQGVLTHCQMRHAALQSRADSLYVDEAHFRHWDGKQQHGQEGDAFHFRGYMCELCPQTHESEKKLRKHLEKDHGDTPPDSTAKKTHVKIPKSTTYKIKMTLFRCQQCSYSCSNKMAFGRHMRLKHKGGHFQVSRYNCVMCSNSYFKKKRLGSHYKNKHGQDAYLKHFLPLYEQTPDNPPPEPKAKASTKSKKLVYKCPLCPYVNSRPHGMATHCQMMHPDLAVRISEFERGEISISSNYQSGSNNKRGYLCDVCQGICMSLKKLAIHCSKKHTGASRQEKEKPSEDAKSQESVSVDPPLMDTNPNGKLPKKVVLFKCLLCCYSSVIRKRLAAHYTTWHGKAAFHKHFVPLYLRKVKKAQLSPQVADSEPPEDPPEGEELLYKCQLCEYRTWARRYLTYHYNKTHQLDARTRDKLLMAYNKRKRPPPHELPPDSEQSLQDTEQTFLGQCKKCPDLSFDSPQLLLTHYCTTHCAGLRMDFTVVYPVGRSTGVYWCIRCNKTINGIRTLSGHLDRHRDKSLMKVTGKKKMATPPGKKTSKSKLLDTSTEGLSSYNAPHEAPPLISSFAASPAKTSEPEQLDTESLSESHACSQCQRTFKSRNGLRTHKRSHEALAAIKKLPASLSQLNLNKYLLHKPGTIRPFQCSICFYRTNLMGLWTNHLLKNHHDIVLETCDDKQETGMPQSADTDTLHLGSGVISSAKTNEGCTKDWYLESPEVRRQLSHLSLMAQNGAATMPATRRIESGGGGGLFRCENCSFFCEDLSGMRRHYLSKHGRKMFTCKDCHFFTGLKRAMRVHMDTGHSALLKEAAPQDGFRCPFCLYQTNNKNNMIDHVLLHREERVVPMEVRRPKLSRYLQGLVFRCHVCTYTSASADNLRLHAAKHECVKPYRCRLCYFDCAKLDHLEAHLCAKHQVMRNHELVGQVNLEQMEQVKLNERLEKEEEEQQRSSPDNTEDLLSHVKEPDDGKPAEEESSDCENHLAETAAVKQEHQNDAGPPGNPEETGGAMADHRSKLQTLNIQARVENDILQHMPELDGESGTRTPSNGRKEPHADFSESPGKVAKKTHKRETSVPLLDHSLEPPREDQAHKRKLCEGLKEQGMKEGEERDCEGQKKRIKMEDTCTQDGDMSELKGAGMTFSCNFCGRYLQSEEELQRHASRHRM; from the exons ATGACCTCCTACAACGAGatgcaaaaagaagaagacgctGACGACGACATCATGCACAACCCAGATGCCCAGCCCAGCCAGTTGTTCCAGTGCAGCCGTTGTCCACTCAAGTTCAAGTCCGAGGTCTTCCTGGTGGAACACGTTGGTCACGTCCACGGCTCTGATCTCGAATTGAATAACCATGCCAAGAAAAATTCTCCCAAAAGAACCCTGGAAAGCCCGCTTGGCGGTCTTCAAACCGATCCCTCTGAGGATTTGAAACACCTCAAAGATGGCAAGAACTTGAAAGAAAATGTAACCCAAAAGCTTGAGACTGAAATAATGGCCGTCTCAGCTAACCATCAtgatgaagaaaaagaagatgacAACAAGGCACATTTAATTTCTCCCTCAAGAGTGACTCTTAACTTGTCCAGGGATCTGAAGACATACAAGAAACCACCAAAAACTTCCACCATCAGCAATTATTTCACAGTCGCCGATAGCCAACAAGACGAGTCAGACGACCAATCGGACGACCAGTCAGGCGACCAATCAGACGACCAGTCAGATTACCAATCAGATGACGCGTCAAACAACGTTACCCCTGCCACCATCAACATCTCCAGCAGCCATACTTACTTAAAGGAAGACCAGCTCTATGTCGAACGGATTCACCCCATCATCGAAGCACCCGCCGCCCTGGAGAACAAGAAAACCTCCAAAACCAAGAATACGACACCAGAAGCAACAGACAAGAAAGAGCTGTCCTTTGAAGTAAGCGAAGATGACGAAGACAAACGGGCCATCCCCCTGACCTGTAGCGGTAAGGACTGTGACCACCAAGACGACAAAGAGGCACATTTAATTTCAACCTCAGAATTGACTCTTAACTCTTCCAGGgattttaaaacacacaagaaacCACTACAAACTTCCATTGCCAGCAAAAATGTCATGGTCTCCAATAGCCAACCAGACGAGTCAAACATCGTTACCCCTGCCACCGTCGACATCCCCAGCAGCCGTACTTACTTAAAGGAAGACCACCTCTATGTCGAACGGATACACCCCATCGTCCAAGCACCTGCCCCGGAGAGCAAGAAAACCTCCAAAACCAGGAAGACTACACCAGAAGCAACAGACAAGAAAGACGAGCGGGTCATACCCCTGACCAGCAGCGCTGAGGACTGTGACCACCAAGACGACAAAGAGGCACATTTAATTTCTACTTCAAAAGTGACTCTTAACTCGTCCAGGGATCTGAAGACATACAAGAAACCACTACAAACTTGCATCAGCAAATATTTCACGGTCGCCGATAGCCAGCCATGCGAGTCAGAAAACCAATCAGATGACGAGTCAAACAGCGTAACCCCTGCCACCATCGACATCTCCAGCAACCATCCTTACTTAAAGCAAGACCACCTCTATGTCGATCGGATGCGCCCCATCGTCGAAGCTCCCGTCCTGGAGAGCAAGAAAACCAAGAAGATGACACCAGAAGCAACAGACAAGAAAGAGTTGTCCTTTGAAGTAAGCGAAGATGACGAAGACAAGCGGCTCATCCCCCTGACCTGCAGCGGTAAGGGCTGTGACCACCAAGAGGCACATTTAATTTCTACCTCAAAAGTGACTCTTAACTCGTCCAGGGATCTGAAGACGGACAATAATCCACTACAAACTTCCACCGTCAGCAAATATTTCACAGTTGCCGTCAGCCAGCCGTACGAGTCAGAAAACCAATCAGATGAGGAATCAAACAACGTTTCCCCTGCCACCATCGACATCTCCAGCAGCCATCCTTACTTGAAGGAAGACCATGTCGATCGGATGTGCCCCATCATCGAAGCACCCGCCCAAGAGAGCAAGAAAATCTCCAACACAGAGAAGACGGCGCCAGAAACAACAGACAAGAAGGAGCTGTCCTTTGAAGCAAGCGAAGATGACGAAGACAAGCGGGTCATCCCCCTGAACTCCAGCTATAAGGACCGAGACCACCAAGACGACGGAGAGACACATTTAATTTCTACCTCAAAAGTGACTCTTAATTCGTCCAAGGATCTAAAGACATACACAAAACCACTACAAGCTTCCACCGTCAGCAAAAATGTCACGGTCGCCGATTGCCAGCCAGACGAGTCGGAAAACCAATCCGATAATGAGTCAAACGACGTTACCCCTGCCACCATAGACATGTCCAACAACCATTTTAACTTGAAGGAAGACCACCTCTATGTCGAATGGATACACCCCACCATCCAAGCACCTGCCCTGGAGAGCAAGAAAACCTCCAACACAGAGAAGACGACACCAGAAGCAACAGACAAGAAGGAGCTCTCCTTCGAAGTAAGCGAAGATGACGAAGACAAGCGAGTGATCCGCACGACCTTCAGCTGCAAGCACTGCAACCACAAAGACGACAACCTCGATCACATGTCTGTCCATTACCACAAAACCCACCCGTACGTACGCCACAACTCTGACTACATCCAGGATGAGAACGATCGGAGTGCCACCTTCCGCTGTCTGGTGTGTCCCATTGACTTCCTGAAGGAAGATGACCTCAGGAAGCACTACAGCGACAAGCATGCAGGATCCCCAGATATTTTTACGCTGGGACGAGACCAAATCAACCTGGTGTTCAAGTGTTTCACTTGTGCTTATACCGCCAATAGTTTGGATAATCTTAAGGAGCACTACAATGACAGGCATCCCGCCAATGCGCTAAATGCGTTACATTTCCTCAAGTATGTGTTCATGCCACGGCAAGAAGACCCTCCGCCCATCAAGTCCCCCGCTTCAGAAGCCCTTCAGCCCAATGTAGCCTTGTATGTATGCAACAAGTGCCCCTTTCGTCACAAGTCCGTCATCGTGTTGCAAGTCCACTACCAAAAAAATCACCCAGATGAAGCCGTCACTATCGACATGATAAAACGACAGGCTGGCAATGTGTCAAATAAGAGGCCAGGATGTCCAAGCTCTGAAGCTCAAacgaaaaacaaagacaaagttCAAATCCAAGAACCTAAGTTGGAATCCTCTATAACCGAGAAGGTCAGAGAAAGCTCTGAAGCGCACTTGAAAACCAGGTACAAAGTTAAGATCCTTGAAGCTAAGCCGGAATCGTCTATATCTGAAAAAGTCAGAGACGACTCCGAAGTGCAAATGAAAACCAAAGAAAAAGTCAAGATCCTAAAAGCTAAGTCGGAATCGTCTACACCCGGAAAAGTCAGTGAAAGCTCCGaaggtcaaacaaaaacaaagggcaAAGTTAAGATCCTAGAAGTCAAGTCAGAATCATCTATACccgagaaagtaaaaaaaagctcTAAAgtgcaaatgaaaaataaggGCAAAGTTAAGATCGCAGAAGTTAAGTCAGAATCTTTGGTACCAGAGAAAGTTGACTCCGCAGACGACCAAAGCAAAGGAGTTGACTATGAACAAACCCATAAAGCCAAGGGGCTCGTCCAAAATCGAGTGCCCGGAACATCCTCACCCGATTCGAATGGCGCTAAATATGAAGAACTGAAGCCGAAGGGCAAATCACCAACTTTCAACATTTATGCGCATGCCGATAATTTGTTTTTCTGCTATAAGTGCAACTACGGGAATCCCACCATCAAAGGAGTGATGGTCCACCAGTTCAGAACACATGATAAACTCCGGACCAGCAGCGAAGATATTGTGGCCTACACAACGAAAGTACACAGTCGGTTGCAAAAATCCGTAGCCCAAGCTGAGAATCAGTGCTTTTCTAGGTTGCTGCCTCTTCCCATCTTGAACGAGGGCGACGAACACACGTTTTTCTGCCACCTCTGCCACTACCGGCGGAGTACCGTCTCCAAAGTGGTCCAGCACTACGCCAGCAAACACAACGGCACGGTGGCCACGCCTAAACAGATCCAATCGTACACGTTTCGGACTCTTGAGCGGTTGCAGAATGCCGTCGTCAGTGAGGAAACTCAACATAAGGAAACAACAAACAACCAACCAGATCCCCAGAAACTCAAGAGCCTCCAGTGCAAGTCTTGCGTTTACAAGACCCAAAATCCAAACCTCTTCCGGATTCACGTACGCAAGTGCCAGCGGGAAAATCACTCGAGTTCAGGTGTTTTGAAAGTGTACCTAAAACATGGGAACGTACCGGCTGGCTACCATTGCGATATGTGCACGTTCTCCCATAAAAAATCCACCATGTTGTATAAACATTACCGCCAGGAACATCCCGAGAGCAGGTCCAGCCTGGATTTTATCACCACCCGCTTAAAGGAAGGCCACAAAAGCtctcattttaaaaagaaaaaccagttaagaccagATCTGGGCAACGGGGAGGAAACCAATGCCAGTGGAGAGCAGAGTGACACTCGGACGTATTCGTGCCGAGCATGTTCTTTCAAAGGGAGCTCGGTGGCAGGACTTGAGGACCACTACCGCGCCGTGCACCCCTGGTGCATTAAGGAAAATGGTAGCCGAAAGAAGTCGAGCGGTGGCAAGAACAATCACCAGAAACCGTTTAGCTGTTTTGATGATTACCAGATCCCCATCGGGTCCCCGGCTGAGTCCCCGTCTCTGATCCAGGAGGACGGCAACAGCATGTCCAAAGAATCTGAACGTAGTGTTGATATGGACGAAGAAACTCACCAGCATGTTTTCAAGTGTCCGTACTGCACTTATGTTAACACCAAGCATCAGGGGGTCCTCACCCACTGCCAGATGAGGCACGCGGCCCTCCAGTCCCGAGCCGACAGCCTGTACGTGGACGAGGCGCACTTTCGCCACTGGGACGGGAAGCAGCAGCACGGCCAGGAAGGCGACGCGTTTCACTTCCGAGGCTACATGTGCGAACTCTGTCCGCAGACCCACGAGAGCGAGAAGAAGCTAAGAAAACACCTCGAGAAGGACCATGGCGACACACCGCCGGACAGCACCGCTAAGAAAACGCACGTCAAGATCCCCAAAAGCACGacgtacaaaatcaaaatgacacttTTCAGGTGTCAGCAGTGTTCGTACAGCTGCAGCAACAAGATGGCGTTTGGTCGACACATGCGCCTGAAGCACAAGGGGGGCCATTTTCAGGTCAGTCGCTACAATTGCGTCATGTGCTCCAATTCCTACTTCAAGAAGAAGCGCCTCGGGAGCCATTATAAGAACAAGCACGGCCAGGACGCCTACCTGAAACACTTTTTACCGCTTTATGAGCAGACCCCTGATAACCCACCACCGGAACCCAAGGCCAAGGCATCAACCAAGAGCAAAAAATTAGTGTACAAGTGTCCGCTTTGCCCCTATGTGAACTCGCGCCCGCACGGCATGGCCACGCACTGCCAGATGATGCATCCCGACCTCGCCGTCCGGATAAGCGAGTTCGAACGGGGCGAGATCAGCATCAGTAGCAACTACCAATCGGGGAGCAACAACAAGCGAGGCTACCTGTGCGACGTGTGTCAGGGGATTTGCATGTCACTCAAAAAACTTGCCATCCACTGCTCCAAGAAACACACCGGAGCGTCCAGACAGGAAAAGGAAAAACCCTCTGAAGATGCGAAATCTCAGGAATCGGTTTCAGTAGACCCCCCCTTGATGGACACAAATCCCAATGGAAAACTGCCAAAGAAGGTCGTCCTCTTCAAGTGCTTGTTGTGTTGTTATTCGTCCGTAATCCGGAAACGCTTGGCAGCGCATTACACCACGTGGCACGGAAAggcagcgttccacaaacactTTGTACCGTTGTACCTTCGCAAGGTCAAAAAGGCGCAGCTTTCCCCACAAGTAGCCGACTCCGAACCACCAGAAGACCCCCCGGAAGGAGAGGAACTGCTCTACAAATGCCAGTTGTGCGAGTACAGAACCTGGGCACGCCGCTACCTGACATACCACTACAACAAAACCCACCAATTGGATGCGAGGACCAGAGACAAGCTGCTGATGGCGTACAATAAACGCAAAAGACCTCCCCCTCACGAACTTCCTCCAGACTCGGAGCAAAGCCTGCAAGATACCGAGCAGACCTTCTTGGGTCAGTGCAAGAAGTGCCCCGACTTGTCCTTTGACTCACCGCAGCTGCTGCTCACCCACTACTGCACGACCCATTGTGCCGGCCTCCGAATGGACTTTACCGTGGTCTACCCGGTGGGCCGTTCCACGGGTGTGTATTGGTGCATTCGCTGCAACAAGACCATCAACGGCATCAGGACGCTCAGCGGCCACCTGGATCGGCACCGGGACAAGAGTTTGATGAAGGTCACGGGCAAAAAGAAGATGGCGACGCCACCTGGAAAGAAGACATCCAAATCG aaacttcTGGACACTTCAACAGAGGGCCTTTCGAGCTATAACGCGCCACACGAAGCGCCCCCCTTGATCAGCAGCTTCGCGGCATCGCCCGCGAAGACCAGCGAACCCGAGCAATTGGACACCGAGTCGCTAAGCGAGAGTCATGCGTGCAGCCAGTGCCAGCGCACGTTCAAGTCGCGCAACGGTCTGCGAACGCACAAGCGCAGCCACGAGGCGCTTGCGGCCATCAAGAAGCTGCCCGCGTCACTGTCACAACTCAA CCTGAACAAGTATCTTCTCCACAAGCCTGGAACTATCCGTCCTTTCCAGTGCTCCATCTGCTTCTATCGTACCAACCTGATGGGCCTGTGGACCAACCATTTGCTGAAAAACCACCATG ATATTGTCCTCGAAACCTGTGACGACAAACAGGAGACCGGAATGCCTCAGAGCGCGGACACGGATACACTTCATTTAGGCTCCGGTGTCATCAGTTCGGCCAAAACGAATGAAGGTTGTACCAAAG ACTGGTACCTGGAGTCCCCGGAGGTGCGCCGTCAGCTGAGTCACCTCAGCCTGATGGCTCAGAACGGAGCCGCTACCATGCCGGCCACCCGGCGGATcgagagcggcggcggcggcggcctgtTCCGCTGCGAGAACTGCTCCTTCTTTTGCGAGGATCTGTCCGGCATGCGGCGACACTACCTCAGCAAACATGGCAGGAAGATGTTCACGTGCAAGGACTGCCACTTCTTCACCGGCTTAAA GAGAGCCATGCGGGTGCACATGGACACGGGTCATTCCGCACTCCTGAAAGAAGCCGCTCCGCAAGACGGCTTCCGCTGCCCTTTCTGCCTCTACCAGACcaacaacaagaacaacatGATCGACCACGTCCTGCTGCATCGCG AGGAGCGTGTGGTTCCCATGGAGGTGCGGCGGCCCAAACTGTCGCGTTACCTGCAAGGCCTCGTGTTCCGCTGCCACGTGTGCACGTACACGAGCGCCAGCGCCGACAACCTGCGTTTGCACGCCGCCAAGCACGAGTGCGTCAAGCCCTACCGATGCCGCCTCTGCTACTTCGACTGCGCCAAGCTGGACCACTTGGAGGCACACCTGTGCGCAAAGCATCAA GTGATGAGGAATCACGAGCTGGTGGGGCAGGTCAACCTGGAGCAAATGGAGCAGGTGAAACTCAACGAAAGACttgagaaggaggaggaggagcagcagaGATCCAGTCCTGACAACACGGAAGACCTTCTCAGCCACGTGAAGGAGCCGGACGACGGCAAGCCCGCGGAGGAAGAAAGCAGCGACTGTGAGAACCACCTCGCCGAGACGGCCGCTGTCAAACAGGAGCATCAAAATGACGCCGGCCCACCGGGGAACCCAGAAGAAACGGGGGGGGCGATGGCGGACCACCGCTCGAAGCTGCAGACGCTGAACATCCAGGCGCGCGTGGAGAACGACATCCTGCAGCACATGCCGGAGCTGGACGGCGAGAGCGGGACGCGCACTCCCTCCAACGGAAGGAAGGAACCCCACGCAGACTTCTCGGAAAGCCCCGGTAAAGTGGCAAAGAAGACGCACAAGAGGGAAACGTCGGTCCCGCTTCTGGACCACTCCTTGGAGCCGCCTCGGGAGGACCAAGCCCACAAAAGGAAGCTCTGTGAAGGACTAAAAGAGCAAGGCATGAAGGAGGGGGAAGAACGAGACTGTGAAGGGCAGAAGAAGCGGATCAAGATGGAGGATACCTGCACACAAGATGGAGACATGTCTGAGCTCAAAG GTGCCGGCATGACGTTCTCTTGCAACTTTTGCGGACGATACCTCCAAAGTGAAGAAGAGCTGCAGCGCCACGCCTCTCGCCACAGAATGTAG